Proteins encoded within one genomic window of Chitinivibrionales bacterium:
- a CDS encoding IS3 family transposase codes for RQHIFEYIESFYNRQRLHSTLGYKSPVEFENVSLTP; via the coding sequence AGACAGCATATTTTCGAGTATATTGAATCTTTTTATAACCGTCAGCGATTGCATTCGACTCTGGGATATAAAAGTCCGGTTGAGTTCGAAAACGTATCTTTGACACCTTAA